A window of the Nisaea acidiphila genome harbors these coding sequences:
- the infB gene encoding translation initiation factor IF-2 — MTTSNDTDRKKLSLSGRGKLSLGKSVDKDSVKQSFSHGRSKTVQVERRRKRVGGPGGPGGAGDSGGLSAEERERRTRALKEGLKQQEAARSEEQAAPTVAETPAEAVPQPEPEPAPEPVDRRQAELEEMRKIADAEGKQREEEAARLAEEAAAREAKAQAERAATRAAEARPQPAAAPDAGGPAPEEDADARRGKRRGGGGGGGADRRPAPAPARRGEQRRRSGKLTVSQALDDRGGERSRSLASVRRAREREKQRMREENGEQVKQVREVVIPDAITVQELANRMAERAGDVIKSLMKMGMMATITQSIDSDTAELVVAEFGHKSKRVSESDVELQLQGKEDSPEDLKPRAPVVTVMGHVDHGKTSLLDALRRSDVAAGEAGGITQHIGAYQVKVPSGARITFLDTPGHEAFTEMRARGANVTDIVVLVVAADDGIMAQTVEAIRHAKAAGCPIIVAINKCDLPDADPNRVRTELLQHEIVVEEMSGDVLSVEVSAKTQQGLDKLEEAILLQAELLEVKANPDRRAEGAVVEAKMEKGRGSVATVLVTKGTLNVGDIFVAGAEWGRVRALLDDRGQRVKSAGPSTPVEVLGLQGTPVAGDEFGVVESESQAREIAEYRQRVLREKSAVAGARGSVEQMLSAIAAGQAEELPVVIKTDVHGSLEAIRTTLEKLSNDQVAVRILHGAVGAISESDITLAKASGALVLGFNVRAVPQARDMAQQEGLEIRYYSIIYELIDDIKAALTGMLSPDLKEEFLGNAEIREVFNITKVGKVGGCMVTEGMLRRAAKVRLLRDNVVIHEGTLKTLKRFKDEVKEVREGYECGAAFENYNDIQVGDFIECFEVKEVARSLESVQQASTSS; from the coding sequence ATGACAACGAGCAACGACACTGATCGCAAGAAACTGAGCCTGTCCGGACGGGGGAAACTTTCCCTCGGAAAATCCGTCGACAAAGACTCGGTGAAGCAGAGCTTTTCCCATGGCCGTTCCAAGACTGTTCAGGTGGAACGGCGGCGCAAACGCGTCGGCGGTCCTGGCGGTCCTGGCGGGGCCGGTGATTCCGGAGGCCTGAGCGCGGAGGAGCGGGAACGCCGCACCCGGGCACTGAAAGAGGGCCTGAAGCAGCAGGAAGCCGCGCGTTCCGAGGAACAGGCCGCGCCGACGGTCGCCGAGACGCCGGCCGAAGCCGTGCCGCAGCCCGAACCCGAACCTGCGCCGGAACCGGTCGATCGCCGTCAGGCCGAACTCGAGGAAATGCGCAAGATTGCCGACGCCGAAGGCAAGCAGCGCGAGGAAGAAGCGGCCCGTCTCGCCGAGGAAGCGGCTGCCCGTGAAGCGAAAGCCCAGGCTGAGCGCGCCGCGACCCGCGCCGCCGAAGCGCGCCCGCAACCCGCGGCGGCCCCGGATGCGGGTGGGCCCGCTCCGGAAGAGGATGCCGATGCCCGGCGCGGCAAGCGCCGCGGTGGTGGCGGCGGTGGCGGCGCGGATCGCCGTCCGGCCCCGGCCCCGGCCCGTCGTGGCGAACAGCGCCGCCGGTCCGGCAAGCTGACCGTTTCCCAGGCACTGGACGATCGCGGCGGCGAACGTTCCCGCAGTCTCGCTTCCGTGCGTCGCGCCCGTGAGCGCGAGAAGCAGCGGATGCGCGAGGAGAACGGCGAGCAGGTCAAGCAAGTCCGCGAAGTCGTCATCCCGGACGCGATCACCGTGCAGGAACTGGCCAATCGTATGGCCGAGCGTGCCGGTGACGTCATCAAGTCGCTCATGAAAATGGGCATGATGGCGACCATCACGCAGTCCATCGACAGCGACACCGCCGAACTGGTGGTGGCCGAATTCGGCCACAAGTCCAAGCGAGTCTCCGAATCCGACGTCGAACTGCAGCTCCAGGGCAAGGAAGACTCGCCTGAGGACCTGAAGCCGCGGGCGCCGGTCGTGACCGTCATGGGTCACGTCGATCACGGCAAGACCTCCCTGCTCGACGCGCTGCGCCGTTCCGACGTTGCGGCCGGCGAGGCGGGCGGCATTACTCAGCATATCGGCGCCTATCAGGTGAAGGTGCCGTCCGGTGCGAGGATCACCTTCCTCGATACGCCGGGCCACGAGGCCTTTACCGAGATGCGCGCGCGCGGCGCGAACGTCACCGACATCGTCGTCCTCGTCGTGGCCGCCGATGATGGCATCATGGCGCAAACGGTCGAGGCCATCCGCCACGCCAAGGCGGCGGGCTGCCCGATCATCGTCGCGATCAACAAGTGCGATCTGCCGGACGCCGACCCGAACCGGGTCCGCACCGAGCTGTTGCAGCATGAGATCGTCGTCGAGGAAATGAGCGGTGACGTGCTCTCGGTCGAGGTTTCGGCAAAAACCCAGCAGGGTCTCGACAAGCTGGAGGAAGCCATCCTCCTGCAGGCCGAACTGCTCGAGGTTAAGGCCAATCCGGACCGTCGTGCCGAAGGTGCCGTGGTCGAGGCGAAGATGGAGAAGGGACGCGGTTCCGTCGCGACCGTTCTCGTCACCAAGGGTACCCTCAATGTCGGCGACATCTTCGTTGCCGGCGCCGAATGGGGCCGCGTCCGGGCGCTGCTCGACGATCGCGGCCAGCGCGTGAAGTCTGCCGGCCCGAGCACGCCGGTCGAGGTTCTCGGCCTGCAAGGTACGCCGGTTGCCGGCGATGAGTTCGGTGTGGTCGAATCCGAGTCGCAGGCACGTGAGATCGCCGAGTATCGTCAGCGGGTGCTGCGCGAGAAGTCGGCCGTCGCCGGCGCGCGCGGTTCCGTCGAGCAGATGCTGTCCGCGATTGCGGCGGGTCAGGCCGAGGAACTGCCGGTGGTCATCAAGACCGACGTGCACGGCTCGCTCGAAGCCATCCGGACCACGCTGGAGAAGCTTTCGAACGATCAGGTCGCGGTGCGCATCCTGCATGGCGCGGTCGGCGCCATCAGCGAGTCCGACATTACCCTTGCCAAGGCCTCGGGCGCCCTTGTTCTGGGCTTCAACGTCCGTGCGGTTCCGCAGGCGCGGGACATGGCACAGCAGGAAGGTCTCGAGATCCGCTACTACTCGATCATCTACGAGCTGATCGACGACATCAAAGCGGCGCTCACCGGCATGCTGTCGCCGGATCTCAAGGAAGAATTCCTCGGCAATGCCGAGATCCGCGAGGTCTTCAACATCACGAAGGTCGGCAAGGTCGGCGGCTGCATGGTCACCGAAGGCATGCTCCGCCGTGCGGCCAAGGTGCGCCTGCTGCGCGACAACGTCGTGATCCACGAGGGCACGCTGAAGACGCTCAAGCGCTTCAAGGACGAGGTCAAGGAAGTCCGCGAAGGCTACGAGTGCGGCGCGGCGTTCGAGAACTACAACGATATCCAGGTCGGCGACTTCATCGAGTGCTTCGAGGTGAAGGAAGTCGCGCGGAGCCTGGAATCGGTCCAGCAGGCCAGCACCTCGTCGTAA